The DNA segment CCTATTGCAGGTTCCTGGCGAGCACAATATTTTGAATTCGCTGGGGGCAGCTTGTATTGGGATTGAATTGGGTCTTGTGTCCCATGATATAATTCAGGGATTAAATAAATATAATGGTGTTCGTCGGAGATTTGAAATAAAAGGAACCATTAACGACATTTTAGTGGTTGACGATTATGCTCATCACCCAACGGAAGTAAAGGCAACCCTTAAAGCTGCAAATGACGGGTGGGATAGAAGAATTATCTCCATTTTTCAACCTCACTTATTCACGAGAACTCGAGACTTTTTTATGGAATTTGCAAATGCATTTCTCAATAGCGATGTGCTGATTATAACAGAAATTTATCCCGCACGAGAAGAGCCAATTAAGGGAATTACAGGCGAATTGGTTGCGAAGGCTGCAGAAAATGCTGGGCATAAAAACGTTTTATTTATTCCAGACTTAGAAGATCTTAACAAACAACTTGATTTAATTGCGCAACCAGGGGATATGGTATTAACTATGGGTGCCGGTACAATTTGGCGATACAGCGACAAATATTTTTCTCATTTAAAAAATGTGGAGGCCGCAGCCTAAGGTGGATCCAATGACGCAGTTAAAATCCATGATAAAAGGATCATTTCTCGAAAATGAACCGATGTCTATTCATACTTCTTACGGCATTGGCGGACCGGCAAAAGCATTTATTACACCAAAAAATAAAGAAGATCTTTCATTTGCGCTACAATGTGCACATCAACATCAGATTCCGGTTTACTTTGTTGGATCAGGATCTAATTTACTGGTAAGTGATGATGGGATTGATGGAATAGTCTTTACGCTTGGGAAATCATTTACACATTTAGAAATCGAAGGAATTCATATTTCCGCAGAATCCGGTGTTATGCTTGGAAAAATGGTGAAAGAAGCTACAAGTCACAACCTGACCGGATTGGAGAATTTGATAGGAGTCCCTGGAACAGTAGGCGGTGCATTGGTTATGAATGCTGGTGCATTTGGGGGAGAAATTTCTAATGTTCTCAAATCTATAGAAGTCATGACCTTGGAAGGACAATTAAAAAATTATTCTGTTAACGACATTGAATTCAGCTACCGGCATTCTACTTTTAATGAGGATGAAATTATTATACATGCAGAGTTTGAATTAACAATAGCGGATCATGAAACCATTCAGAATGAGAAAATTAAGGCAAGCCAAGGACGGAAGAAAAATCAGCCTCTACGGTTCCGTTCTGCAGGTAGCGTATTTAAAAATCCAAAAGGGGATAAAGCTGCTGGATTCCTTATAGATAAAGCCGGACTCAAAGGTACACGCTCTGGCGATGCAGAAATTTCTACTCATCATGCTAATTTTTTTATCAATCATGGACAGGCAAAAGCTATGGACATCGTTACACTGATCCAACTTGCAAGGAAAGAAGTCTATGATAAATTTGGGGTCAAACTTGATCTTGAAATAAAGACATTAGGATTTCACCCGGAAACCTTTACAGTATGAAAAATAATCGTCAATTGATGGTTAAACTCGCTCTTTTTGCAGGATTGTTGGGTTTTGTAGGATTTGCTTGGGCAGCAATTGCTTGGTCTTCCGAAACAGAACTTTTTAGAATTGAGCAAATTCAAATTAACGGAAAAACAGTCATTGATAAAGACGACTATATTGAAATTCTTGGCGATTGGGAAGGATTGTCCACCCGCGAGATTCACCAGTCAGATATTCGGTTAGCGTTTGAATCTCATCCCTTTGTCGAGGCTGTTCGTGTCAGTAAGCAATACCCAAAAACTATTCGCATCGATCTTGTAGAAAGGAATCCGGTTGCCTTTATCAATATGAAACCATTAGTGATGGTTGATAGATTGGGTGTTATCCTTCCTGCAAAGGGAATTTCTGATCATTATGATATTCCCTATTTCTCTGGATTTAACCCTGACAAAGCATTATATCCTCCAGGTTTCGAGACACGTTCACAAAAAATGCAAGAAGCCGTCGGGATCCTTTCAAGAATCAAACGCGAATATGTGTCTCTTTATAATAATATTTCGGAAGTAACTCTGAGCGGGAATGATGAATATATCTTCATATTAGCAGAACGGCCGACCCGAATTATTCTGGGGAAAAACAATCCGTGGCAAAAGCTTGAAGTATTACGGGAATTTGAATCTGCCCTGGAACAACCTCATGGAATAACCTTATTTAAACAAATTGATCTCAGACATCAAAATCAAGTGGTAACCCGTACATGGTCATGAAAAATTTCAGTCTTCCAATAGATAAAAATATCTTTGTAGGGATTGATGTTGGATCCTCAAAGATCTGCTGTACCATATCTGGTATTGATCCAATTGAGGGTACATTTCAGTTGTTGGGAATTGGAACTAGTTCTTCTTCAGGAGTCAAAATGGGATCAATTACTCATCGGGACAATCTTATTTCAGAAATGGAAATTGCAATGAGAGAAGCTGAAACGATGGCCGGTGCTAAAGTTGATTCCGCAATTATAAGTATTTCTTCGGAACAAATCAGAGGAATCAATACTCAAGGCGCCATCGCTATTCAAAAAAATCAAATGAGCAATGTTCCAATTCAACATGAAATTACCGAATCCGATATTCAAAAAGTTGTAGATCTTGCAAAAGGAATATCGCTCCCGATCGACAGAGATATTCTGCATGTTCTTCCTCAGGAATACATGATAGATACTCTTGATAAAATAAAGGATCCTGTTGGAATGTCTGGACACCGCCTCGAAGCCCATGTCCATCTCATTACTGTTGGAACTACAGCCGCAACCAACGTTGCCAACTGTGCACAAGAACTAGGTATTGTCGTGGACGGACTAGTTTTTCAAGGATTGGCATCGGGCGCAGCAGTTTTAGATCAAGATGAAAAAGATCTAGGCGTTGCTCTTGTTGACCTTGGCGAAGGCACATCCGATTTAGCTATTTATCATGAAGGCGGAATTCGTCATACATCAGTTTTAGGGATTGGTTCTGGAAATATCACAAACGATATTGCAGTTATGTTACAAGTTGGAATGGAAGAAGCAAAACAAATAAAAGAAACCTATGGCTCAGCAAAAGCATCTATGTCCTCCCCAGAATTAGAATTTGATTTACCTGTAAAAAATGGCGGGTTAGCACGAAAAATTTCTGAACATGAATTATCTCGATATGTAGAAGCACGTACTGAAGAAATATTGCGATTGGTAAAACGAGATATCATCCGTGCTGGATTGAAAGACAATCTTACCTATGGTGTGGTACTCACCGGAGGCGGGGCAAACCTGAAAAATATTATAGGTCTTGCAGAAGAAGTACTTGAATTGCCGGTGAGAATTGGAAAACCAAAAGGGATCCAAGATTCAGTTGGTGTTGCTTCGGATCCACAATTCTCAGCAGCAGTCGGATTGGGTATTTGGCGTTATCGGCCAGATGAGCTCCAATCCAATTATGAAATAGAATCACCCATACAAAACACTATGAGAAAAGTTATAGAATGGTTCAAAGACTTTTTTTAATCAACATACCAAACTAAACCAAAAGGAGAACATACTATGTTATTTGAATTCGATCCACAAGAAGATCAACAAGCGAAATTGAGAGTTGTCGGAATTGGCGGAGCAGGCGGGAATGCTGTCAATCGAATGATCCAATCCGGGATGCAAGGCGTTGACTTCATTACTATAAATACCGATGCACAAGATCTGGAAAACAATGCTGCAGAGCAAAAGATTCAAATCGGTAAAAATTTGACTAAAGGCCTAGGCGCAGGTGCAAAAGCCGATGTCGGAAAAGTGGCAATGGAAGATGACAGGGAAGCTATTACTGCCATGCTAGAAGGCTCGGATATGGTTTTTATTACTGCCGGAATGGGTGGTGGAACCGGAACCGGAGCTGCGCCCGTTATTGGACAAATATCTAAAGAGTTGGGAATCCTCACCGTCGGAATTGTTACACTTCCCTTTAATTTTGAAGGACCAAAACGGATGAATCGCGCGCTTAATGGTATCGAAGAACTCAGGAAAAGTTGTGATACGGTGATAGGAATTCCAAACCAAAAGCTAATGTCAATTGTAGATAAAAGCACTACAGTTATAGAAGCTTTCCAATTGGCTGATTCTATCCTAAATCAGGCAACGAAAGGAATCTCGGATCTCATTAATGTACATGGACTCATCAATCTCGATTTCGCCGATGTTGAAACAATTATGAAAAATATGGGAGATGCTATCATGGGAACAGGGCAAGCAAGTGGCGAAGAACGAGCAGTTTTGGCAGCACAACAGGCGATATCCAGTCCATTACTTGACGATTCAACCATTGGCGGTGCTCAAGGCGTTTTGGTTAATATAACCGGAGGGCCTGATTTGACCCTTATGGAAGTAGATGATGCATCCGGGATTATCTTTGAAGAAGCCGGAAAAGGAGTCAATCTTATTTTTGGTGCTGTGATTGACCCGGCATTAACTGATGAAATCCGTGTCACAGTCATCGCTACTGGATTTAACCATAAAAAATCTATTGAGATGAGTCATGAACATGTCGTAGATGAAGATCCACCTCGACACAAGGAAACGCATATTCTTTCTGACCAAATGAATGTTCCTCTTCATCAAAAAGAAGAAGAAATACCAGCAATATCCTTACCACCAGCTATTCTAAAAAAGGAAATAATTGAAGGATCGGTTATTTATGGCAATGATTTAGATATTCCGGCTTTTATACGCCGACAGCATGAATAATTAAGCTTTGTAAGAGAGAAGGCTGGCATTATTCGAGATTGGATTAAAGCGCTGATTCTGAGAATAAGTAAGTCGTTACTTTTCTTTTAAGAATGGAAAAATACGATCACGGATTTCTTGAATATACCGTGGGTTTTTATTCAAAGAATTATAGGAGAATAAAGAAATCCCGCGAAAGCGTGTAATACTTGTGTAGGTTACTTTATCTGCTGCATCTAATGGTGATTGATTGTATGTACCAATTCCCATAATTATTTTTTCCCTATACCGCGCGGGTAAATGATCATAAATAATATTAACGTTATCTGCAAAAGTCCTTAAATCTGGTGTATAATTCATTGGCATTGCCCAATCCAAATATCCTGCTGCTAACCATACATCCCATTCCTGTAAAAATACGTTACGCGCTTGATATAAATTTGGTTTTACAGCGGCAGAAAGTTGACAAGTAGGTCGAATTACTTTTATCATTTTGCTGACATCACGAACAAATTTTGTTATTGCTTGTCGGCGATAGTCTGACCATTCTGCTAGAGCTTGCCTCTCGGAATAATCAGGTGCTAAATCAGATAAACTTTTCCCTGGATCAATCCCCCCTTTTTTTAAAAATACCGACATGGCCGTTTGATTGCGACCATAACTACTATTTTGAAAACGAACATAATCAAGATGAATTCCATCAAGATCATACTTAGCCACCAATTCTCTGAAGACGCTTAATAGGTATTTGTTCACTTCAGGATGGTGTGGAGCAAGATAAAACCCTTCGTCACCATTTTCAGGTTTATACTGTTTTATATCATTGGGAAAGGATATCGATCCCTTTCCGTTAGAATCAAGCCAATCAGAATTCTTGAATAGTAGGTGGGTACGCTGTGTTGGTATTTTGTTTTTGGACCATATTAAATAGGTATTTACCCATGCATGTACTTTAATTCCACGTAATTTTGCTTTCAAAAGAATATCAGCTAAGGGATCAAATTCAGATTCTTCAATAAAAATACTTTTCGGAACAATTCCTGATTTATAATAAGCATCTCCCCTTCCCCTAACCTGAACAAGTATATGATTGAAACCATTCTGATCTGCATATTTTACTGCAGCGGAAATTTTCTTTTCAGATGTCATTGCATCGCGTACAATCCAAAGGTAGCGATGTTGAAAAAGAGACACTTCTGCATTCAAATTATTGTATAAAAAAAGAAGGGCAACTATGTTAGCCGCCCTTCTTAATATAAACCAATTTTTCATAAATTTAGTCAGAGTCACCTTTAGATTTCTTCTTTGTTTTATCATTGACATCTTCAGATGGTTGTCCGCTTTCCATTCCAACAAATTCTATCAAAGAGACGGGCGCTCTATCGTTATCTCTAAATCCTAGTTTTGTAATACGAGTATATCCGCCTGGGCGATCGACAAATTCGGGAGCGATTTCTTTGATTAGTTTTTGTACCGTATTTTTACGTGGTAGAATCTTCATGAGCTGACGGATTGTATTCATATCCGCATTCCGAGCTTTAGTAATCAGGGGTTCAATGAATCTTCGGAGTTCCTTTGCTTTAGCATCCGTTGTTTTCATTTTTCGATGCTCAATAAGATTCACCGCCATGTTCCGCATAGTGGCTTTCCTATGCGCTGGATTCCGTCCGAGTATTCTACCTTTTTTCAGGTGCCTCATTTAGATATCTTCTTTCAAATAGTCATCAACATCCATACCAAACGAAAGCCCCATTCCATCTAACTTCTCAATGAGTTCTGTCAGAGATTTTCGTCCAAAGTTTTTGTATTTCAACATTGCAGATTCTTCTTTACTAACAAGCTCGTAAATATATTTTATTCCAGCAGCTTGCAGGCAGTTATGGGATCGGACAGATAGTTCCATTTCGTCAATCGTTCGTTTTAGAAGTTCACGAATTTGAAGTACTTCCTCATTCATTCCTTCGCTAACCTCAAGAACTTGTGGTTTTGCAATTGCTTCAATCGCATTAAAATGTTCAATCAAAACTGTGCTTGAATGACTCACTGCATCCATTGGAGTAATCGAACCATCCGTTTCAATTTCCATTGTTAGAATTTCAATTGGATCTTTAGCACCCGGAACCGGTTTTATATCAAAAGTCACATTTCGGACCGGATTAAAAATGCTATCAATCGAAACCATGCCAATGGGAGCATTTGGTAAATAATTTTCATCTGCCGAGACATATCCGCGACCAATTCCAACGCGAATTTCCATGTCAATCTTTCCTGATGAATTCAAATCTGTGATATAATGATCCGGATTGAGAATTTCAAATTGATCGCTTACTTTTTGGATTTCAGCAGCAGTAAAAGTTCCTTTTCCTTTCATTTTCACACGGACTTTATCTGGATTGCTATCGGTTAGTTTAAAACGAACACCTTTTAGATTTTGAATAATGTCCATCACATCTTCTTTAACACCTTTAATGGTAGAAAATTCATGAAGGACGCCATCCATTTTGATATTCGTAATTGCAGCACCGGGTATGCAGGTCATAAGAATACGCCGAAGAGCATTCCCAATAGTGACGCCATACCCCCTGTCTAAGGGTTGAACACTAAATGTGCCAAAAGTATCTGTCAGAGACTTTTTATCAAATTCAATTTTTAGTTTTAAATCAATAGCCATTTTTAATTTCCTCTACGGTTTAATTATTTTGAATACAGCTCAACAATAAGCTGTTCATTTACAGTTAGTTCCATATCTTCGCGTTCCGGCATTACTAAGAAGGTGCCTTTCATTTTAGCTTTATCTAATTCAAGCCAAGGAAGCGCAATATCGCCTTTAATTCTTTTTAGAGAATCTAGAATCATATCCATTTTCTTACTACGATCTCTAACCTGAATTTCATATCCGTCCTTTACCCGAAATGACGGGATATTTGTTTTTTGCCCATTTACTAAAAAATGCGCATGACTTACCATTTGCCGTGCTTGTGTTCTGGTGGAAGCAAAACCCAAACGATAAACTACATTATCTAAACGAGACTCTAAAAGCTGAAGGAGGTTTGTTCCTGTTTCACCACTCATACCTTCGGCCTTTTGAAAATAATTACGGAATTGTTTTTCGAGTACACCATACATGAATTTGACCTTTTGTTTTTCTTGAAGCTGTTCACCATATTTTGATTTTCGCTTCCGTCTATTCGGTCCATGCTGTCCAGGTATATACGATTTTCGGTTTAAAAGGCGATCATATTTCGGATTCCCGAAAATATTTTCCCCAAATTTTCGAACAAGTTTTCCTCTTGGTGTTGTTGATTTTGCCATCGTCAAACTCTTCGTCTTTTAGGAGGTCTGCAACCGTTATGTGGTAATGGAGTCACATCCTGAATTGAAGTAATTTCAAGCCCGGCAACTGCAAGTGCCCTAATGGCAGCTTCGCGCCCGGATCCGGGTCCTTTGACCTTAACATCAATAGTTAAAAGTCCAAGCGCCATTGCTTCCTTAGCTGCAATTTCTGCTGCTTGGGTAGCGGCAAAGGCTGTACTTTTTCGTGAACCTTTGAAACCAGATGTACCTGCGGTTTTCCAAGTAATCACATTTCCAATTTTTGTCGTGAGTGTAATATGAGTATTGTTAAAAGTAGCCTTAATATGAGCTACACCTGCAGCTTCTACTTGGTCTTTTTTCTTTTTACTTTTTGTTGGTTTGTTAGCCAATGAATTTATCCTTTCTTCTCAACGGTACCTTTTCCAAGCCCAACTGTCCGTTTTTTCCCTTTTCTAGTTCGAGCGTTGGTTTTTGTCCTCTGCCCGTTTACTGGCATTCCACGACGATGGCGAAGTCCTTTATAACTTCCTATATCCTTTAATCGTTTTATATTCATGGATGCAGTTGTTCTCGATTCACCTTCCACAATAATTCCAAGATCAGTGATAGCAGTTCTTAACGCCGTTACCTGATCCTCACTGAGATCATCAACCCTTGAATCAGGATCAATATTAGCGGCTTCACAAATTTTGAAACCCGTCGTTATCCCGATTCCATAAATGTAACTCAGGGAAAATGGTACTTTTTTATTCCGGGGAATATCAATTCCAGCAATACGTGCCACTGTCTTCTCCTAACCTTGTCTTTGTTTATGTTTAGGATTGACGCAAATCACCAACACCACTCCTTTGCGGCGGACAATCTTGCACTTTTCACAAATCTTTTTAACTGATGCTCTTACTTTCATTTTATTTATTCCGATATGTTATCCGCCCACGAGATAAATCGTATGGCGAAATTTCCAGCGTAACAACATCGCCTGGAAGAATTTTGATGTAATGCATTCTCATTTTACCACTGACGTGCGCCAACACTTCATGAGCCGTTTCACCAATTTCAACATTTACTCTAAACATCGCATTTGGTAATGTTTCCTTAATAATGCCCTCAATGGTAATGGGTTGTTCTTTGGCCATTACGCTTGCCTTTGAGTTAATATTTGCGGACCGTCCGCTAGTATTACAATTGTATTTTCAAAATGCGCTGATGACTTTCCATCCAGCGTTTTAACAGTCCACCCATCGTTATCAGTAAAAATTTCTTTTGATCCAAGATTGATCATAGGTTCGATCGCAAGACACATTCCCTCTTTCAATTCATGCCCTTGTTTTGGAACACCAAAATTTGGAACCTGAGGATCTTCGTGCAATTTAGTACCAATTCCATGTCCTACAAGCTCTCTTACAACAGAATACCCTTTTTCTTCTGCAAAGGATTGTATAGCATGTCCAATATCCGAAACAAAATTGCCAGGTCTCGCTTCATTAATTCCAATAAACATGGCTTTCTTAGTTGCATCCAACAATGCCTGTTTTGATTCAGACACATTTCCAACGGCAAAAGTTCTAGCAGCATCCCCAAAGTAACCACTTTTTTCAGCGCCACAATCAATACCAACAATTTGTCCATCTTCCAAAACTCTTTCAGATGGAATTCCATGCACCACGACATCGTCTACAGAAACACATAAGGTTGCAGGAAATC comes from the Candidatus Neomarinimicrobiota bacterium genome and includes:
- the rpsK gene encoding 30S ribosomal protein S11, which produces MANKPTKSKKKKDQVEAAGVAHIKATFNNTHITLTTKIGNVITWKTAGTSGFKGSRKSTAFAATQAAEIAAKEAMALGLLTIDVKVKGPGSGREAAIRALAVAGLEITSIQDVTPLPHNGCRPPKRRRV
- the rpmJ gene encoding 50S ribosomal protein L36, with the protein product MKVRASVKKICEKCKIVRRKGVVLVICVNPKHKQRQG
- a CDS encoding FtsQ-type POTRA domain-containing protein, encoding MKNNRQLMVKLALFAGLLGFVGFAWAAIAWSSETELFRIEQIQINGKTVIDKDDYIEILGDWEGLSTREIHQSDIRLAFESHPFVEAVRVSKQYPKTIRIDLVERNPVAFINMKPLVMVDRLGVILPAKGISDHYDIPYFSGFNPDKALYPPGFETRSQKMQEAVGILSRIKREYVSLYNNISEVTLSGNDEYIFILAERPTRIILGKNNPWQKLEVLREFESALEQPHGITLFKQIDLRHQNQVVTRTWS
- the infA gene encoding translation initiation factor IF-1 → MAKEQPITIEGIIKETLPNAMFRVNVEIGETAHEVLAHVSGKMRMHYIKILPGDVVTLEISPYDLSRGRITYRNK
- a CDS encoding family 10 glycosylhydrolase, which gives rise to MIKQRRNLKVTLTKFMKNWFILRRAANIVALLFLYNNLNAEVSLFQHRYLWIVRDAMTSEKKISAAVKYADQNGFNHILVQVRGRGDAYYKSGIVPKSIFIEESEFDPLADILLKAKLRGIKVHAWVNTYLIWSKNKIPTQRTHLLFKNSDWLDSNGKGSISFPNDIKQYKPENGDEGFYLAPHHPEVNKYLLSVFRELVAKYDLDGIHLDYVRFQNSSYGRNQTAMSVFLKKGGIDPGKSLSDLAPDYSERQALAEWSDYRRQAITKFVRDVSKMIKVIRPTCQLSAAVKPNLYQARNVFLQEWDVWLAAGYLDWAMPMNYTPDLRTFADNVNIIYDHLPARYREKIIMGIGTYNQSPLDAADKVTYTSITRFRGISLFSYNSLNKNPRYIQEIRDRIFPFLKEK
- the ftsA gene encoding cell division protein FtsA; its protein translation is MKNFSLPIDKNIFVGIDVGSSKICCTISGIDPIEGTFQLLGIGTSSSSGVKMGSITHRDNLISEMEIAMREAETMAGAKVDSAIISISSEQIRGINTQGAIAIQKNQMSNVPIQHEITESDIQKVVDLAKGISLPIDRDILHVLPQEYMIDTLDKIKDPVGMSGHRLEAHVHLITVGTTAATNVANCAQELGIVVDGLVFQGLASGAAVLDQDEKDLGVALVDLGEGTSDLAIYHEGGIRHTSVLGIGSGNITNDIAVMLQVGMEEAKQIKETYGSAKASMSSPELEFDLPVKNGGLARKISEHELSRYVEARTEEILRLVKRDIIRAGLKDNLTYGVVLTGGGANLKNIIGLAEEVLELPVRIGKPKGIQDSVGVASDPQFSAAVGLGIWRYRPDELQSNYEIESPIQNTMRKVIEWFKDFF
- the map gene encoding type I methionyl aminopeptidase; the encoded protein is MVRIRSKREIDLIADSCQIVGDTLEMLSDHVSPGVSILELDIMAEKFIRSRNARPAFKGYLGFPATLCVSVDDVVVHGIPSERVLEDGQIVGIDCGAEKSGYFGDAARTFAVGNVSESKQALLDATKKAMFIGINEARPGNFVSDIGHAIQSFAEEKGYSVVRELVGHGIGTKLHEDPQVPNFGVPKQGHELKEGMCLAIEPMINLGSKEIFTDNDGWTVKTLDGKSSAHFENTIVILADGPQILTQRQA
- the rpsM gene encoding 30S ribosomal protein S13; translation: MARIAGIDIPRNKKVPFSLSYIYGIGITTGFKICEAANIDPDSRVDDLSEDQVTALRTAITDLGIIVEGESRTTASMNIKRLKDIGSYKGLRHRRGMPVNGQRTKTNARTRKGKKRTVGLGKGTVEKKG
- the rpsD gene encoding 30S ribosomal protein S4, which gives rise to MAKSTTPRGKLVRKFGENIFGNPKYDRLLNRKSYIPGQHGPNRRKRKSKYGEQLQEKQKVKFMYGVLEKQFRNYFQKAEGMSGETGTNLLQLLESRLDNVVYRLGFASTRTQARQMVSHAHFLVNGQKTNIPSFRVKDGYEIQVRDRSKKMDMILDSLKRIKGDIALPWLELDKAKMKGTFLVMPEREDMELTVNEQLIVELYSK
- the murB gene encoding UDP-N-acetylmuramate dehydrogenase encodes the protein MTQLKSMIKGSFLENEPMSIHTSYGIGGPAKAFITPKNKEDLSFALQCAHQHQIPVYFVGSGSNLLVSDDGIDGIVFTLGKSFTHLEIEGIHISAESGVMLGKMVKEATSHNLTGLENLIGVPGTVGGALVMNAGAFGGEISNVLKSIEVMTLEGQLKNYSVNDIEFSYRHSTFNEDEIIIHAEFELTIADHETIQNEKIKASQGRKKNQPLRFRSAGSVFKNPKGDKAAGFLIDKAGLKGTRSGDAEISTHHANFFINHGQAKAMDIVTLIQLARKEVYDKFGVKLDLEIKTLGFHPETFTV
- the rplQ gene encoding 50S ribosomal protein L17 is translated as MRHLKKGRILGRNPAHRKATMRNMAVNLIEHRKMKTTDAKAKELRRFIEPLITKARNADMNTIRQLMKILPRKNTVQKLIKEIAPEFVDRPGGYTRITKLGFRDNDRAPVSLIEFVGMESGQPSEDVNDKTKKKSKGDSD
- the ftsZ gene encoding cell division protein FtsZ, which encodes MLFEFDPQEDQQAKLRVVGIGGAGGNAVNRMIQSGMQGVDFITINTDAQDLENNAAEQKIQIGKNLTKGLGAGAKADVGKVAMEDDREAITAMLEGSDMVFITAGMGGGTGTGAAPVIGQISKELGILTVGIVTLPFNFEGPKRMNRALNGIEELRKSCDTVIGIPNQKLMSIVDKSTTVIEAFQLADSILNQATKGISDLINVHGLINLDFADVETIMKNMGDAIMGTGQASGEERAVLAAQQAISSPLLDDSTIGGAQGVLVNITGGPDLTLMEVDDASGIIFEEAGKGVNLIFGAVIDPALTDEIRVTVIATGFNHKKSIEMSHEHVVDEDPPRHKETHILSDQMNVPLHQKEEEIPAISLPPAILKKEIIEGSVIYGNDLDIPAFIRRQHE
- a CDS encoding DNA-directed RNA polymerase subunit alpha, producing the protein MAIDLKLKIEFDKKSLTDTFGTFSVQPLDRGYGVTIGNALRRILMTCIPGAAITNIKMDGVLHEFSTIKGVKEDVMDIIQNLKGVRFKLTDSNPDKVRVKMKGKGTFTAAEIQKVSDQFEILNPDHYITDLNSSGKIDMEIRVGIGRGYVSADENYLPNAPIGMVSIDSIFNPVRNVTFDIKPVPGAKDPIEILTMEIETDGSITPMDAVSHSSTVLIEHFNAIEAIAKPQVLEVSEGMNEEVLQIRELLKRTIDEMELSVRSHNCLQAAGIKYIYELVSKEESAMLKYKNFGRKSLTELIEKLDGMGLSFGMDVDDYLKEDI